The following coding sequences lie in one bacterium genomic window:
- a CDS encoding M48 family metallopeptidase, which translates to MKKKFLCLSVLVSFGFISCGEGPRPQNSYSYSDQNGSVTNQQSQENRKKIKNKEGVRLTNYKTNGYNLYAVDTDIKIGEMVQEQQMKEFKRKKVAIDPPEYAAVKTRIENIVKKIATVSDKPNFPYEVHIYDKPDVVNAYCLPGGKIGVFTGLFSKDKGLINPANDDELAAVLGHEIAHATQRHVTRRASTMQSFGILGAIASVAVGQTVGGEWQQGFDQMVSLGVNLTMPSYSRKFEREADQVGFYYMTKAGYKPEAAIDVWKRAASRKDGKDYNFFSSHPSNGERASNLEGWLAEAHDIQNNQKIIEGVKK; encoded by the coding sequence GTGAAAAAGAAATTTTTATGCTTAAGCGTTCTCGTTAGTTTTGGCTTTATCTCCTGCGGCGAAGGCCCCCGTCCTCAAAATAGTTATAGTTATTCCGATCAAAACGGATCTGTTACTAACCAACAATCGCAAGAAAACCGTAAAAAAATTAAAAATAAAGAAGGCGTTCGTCTTACCAATTATAAAACCAACGGGTACAATTTATATGCTGTAGATACCGATATTAAAATTGGTGAAATGGTGCAGGAGCAGCAGATGAAGGAATTTAAGCGTAAAAAGGTGGCTATTGACCCACCCGAATATGCTGCAGTTAAAACGCGCATTGAAAATATTGTTAAAAAAATTGCTACTGTTTCCGATAAGCCTAATTTCCCTTACGAAGTCCATATTTACGATAAACCCGATGTGGTGAATGCTTACTGTTTACCAGGAGGAAAAATTGGCGTGTTTACGGGACTTTTTTCTAAAGACAAGGGGCTTATTAATCCGGCTAATGATGATGAACTGGCCGCTGTACTAGGTCACGAAATAGCTCACGCTACCCAGCGCCATGTCACGCGCCGTGCGTCTACCATGCAAAGCTTTGGTATTTTGGGTGCCATTGCCAGTGTGGCCGTAGGGCAAACGGTAGGTGGTGAATGGCAGCAAGGTTTTGATCAAATGGTGAGCTTGGGAGTTAATCTTACTATGCCCAGTTATTCACGTAAGTTTGAGCGAGAAGCCGATCAAGTGGGTTTTTATTACATGACTAAAGCGGGCTATAAACCCGAAGCGGCTATTGACGTATGGAAACGTGCAGCTTCGCGTAAAGATGGTAAAGATTATAATTTCTTTTCGTCGCATCCTTCAAATGGAGAACGGGCTTCTAATTTAGAAGGCTGGCTTGCCGAGGCACACGATATTCAAAACAATCAAAAAATAATTGAAGGTGTCAAAAAGTAA